Proteins from a genomic interval of Ictalurus furcatus strain D&B chromosome 2, Billie_1.0, whole genome shotgun sequence:
- the gaa gene encoding lysosomal alpha-glucosidase isoform X1, with the protein MHLYGFLEDHLLSKRLRSLKIFFEITMIQFGLPHSTYILLTLALSCILISQLYLHHTSTVRVPSSPEFTAIKVPKAGDLFKNNTRNVSNNQNSSELPNHSTVAGRNCGLPVEKRFDCARDRTVAQAECEERGCCYLPLPQSEYSGPPWCFYPVSYPGYRMGPLSPTPRGQSATLTRITPSYLPRDISTLQLEVMEEEAGRLHLTLKDPSSTRYEVPFVRVPSSRHTDMQDFLYDVDFQSDPFSFVVRRRSNGRVLLNTTVAPLLFADQYLQLSTSLASTFISGFGEHYTHLTLDLNWTSVTLWNRDMAPHSNANLYGSHPFCLVQEGDGQAYGIFFLNSNAMEVALQPMPALTWVTIGGILDIYIFLGPDPQSVVRQYHEVIGYPMMPPYWSLGFHLCRWGYTSTNVTRAVVQRMQQAHFPLDVQWNDLDYADEKRVFTFDPQRFGDLPEMVQEFHEQGLKYVLIVDPGISSTSPPGSYKPFDDGQQRGVFIKNLTGQTLIGKVWPGPTAFPDFTNPDTVSWWEECIRDFHANVSLDGLWIDMNEPASFVQGSVHGCPNTDLESPPYTPDVIGGQLNSGTLCMNSQQALSSHYNLHNLYGLTEAIATYSALLKARGSRPFVLSRSSFPGLGRFSGHWTGDVRSDWEQLRYSIPAVLLFGLYGVPLVGADVCGFEGDTNEELCVRWTQLGAFYPFMRNHNDRPNAPQEPYVFGQQAQAAMRNVLMLRYALLPYLYTLFHHAHTSASTVARPLFMEFPSDPNCLMIDRQFLWGSSLLISPVLDQGVVDLAAYLPPAMWYSLHNGQPYNSKGQYLLLPAPLDTINVHVRGGYIIPQQVPALTTSASRSNPFVLTVALCSQGQAKGELFWDDGDSLDTFERGDYSYVSFMAEQSQLVGEPLKLNGALDGLVVGEVRVFGVPTPPTGVWANGKQVRDFSYTTDTKVLTVSNLALLISETFTVQWSL; encoded by the exons atgcatttatatGGGTTCCTAGAAGATCACTTGCTTTCCAAACGTCTGAGAAGCCTGAAGATCTTCTTTGAAATCACCATGATTCAGTTTGGGCTTCCACATTCAACTTATATTCTTTTAACTCTGGCACTATCATGCATACTGATCAGCCAGTTGTATCTTCACCACACATCGACTGTAAGAGTGCCATCATCCCCAGAGTTCACAGCAATAAAAGTGCCAAAGGCCGGAGATCTGTTCAAGAACAACACCAGGAACGTTTCAAATAATCAAAATTCAAGCGAATTACCAAACCACTCCACTGTTGCTGGAAGGAACTGCGGTCTTCCCGTGGAGAAACGGTTCGATTGTGCCCGCGATCGAACCGTTGCTCAGGCGGAGTGTGAGGAACGAGGCTGTTGCTACTTGCCCCTACCCCAGTCTGAGTACAGTGGGCCGCCATGGTGCTTCTACCCTGTGTCATATCCTGGCTACCGAATGGGACCGCTTTCTCCCACACCTAGGGGTCAGTCAGCCACTCTTACTCGCATCACGCCTTCTTACCTGCCCCGAGACATCTCCACTCTGCAGCTGGAAGTGATGGAGGAGGAAGCAGGCCGCTTACACCTTACT CTGAAGGATCCCTCATCAACTCGATATGAAGTTCCCTTTGTTAGAGTGCCATCCAGTAGACATACAGACATGCAAGACTTCCTCTATGATGTGGACTTTCAGTCAGACCCATTCAGCTTTGTGGTCCGTCGCAGATCAAACGGCCGAGTGCT ACTGAACACCACTGTAGCACCGCTCCTGTTTGCAGACCAGTACCTGCAACTCTCCACCTCTCTGGCATCTACTTTCATCTCTGGATTTGGGGAGCACTACACACACCTGACGCTGGATCTCAACTGGACCTCTGTCACTCTGTGGAACAGAGATATGGCACCACAT AGCAATGCCAACCTTTACGGTTCCCATCCATTCTGCTTAGTTCAGGAGGGTGATGGTCAGGCTTATGGCATCTTCTTTCTTAATAGCAATGCAATGG AAGTAGCACTGCAGCCCATGCCAGCACTGACCTGGGTGACCATCGGAGGAATTCTGGACATCTACATCTTCTTAGGCCCTGATCCACAGAGCGTAGTCCGCCAGTACCATGAGGTTATTG GTTATCCCATGATGCCTCCTTATTGGTCTTTGGGGTTCCACCTCTGCCGATGGGGCTACACCTCCACCAATGTGACCAGAGCTGTGGTGCAGCGGATGCAGCAAGCCCATTTTCCTCTC GACGTGCAATGGAATGATCTTGATTATGCTGACGAGAAGCGAGTCTTCACCTTTGACCCACAGAGGTTTGGAGACTTGCCTGAGATGGTGCAAGAGTTCCATGAGCAGGGACTGAAGTATGTGCTTATTGTG GATCCAGGCATCAGTAGTACGAGTCCTCCAGGTTCATACAAACCTTTTGATGATGGACAGCAGCGGGGTGTTTTCATCAAAAACCTGACAGGACAAACACTTATTGGGAAG gtaTGGCCTGGACCAACAGCATTCCCAGACTTCACTAATCCAGATACAGTGAGCTGGTGGGAAGAGTGCATCAGAGACTTCCATGCCAATGTGTCACTTGATGGCCTCTGGATA GATATGAATGAACCTGCTAGTTTTGTTCAGGGTTCGGTGCATGGATGCCCAAACACAGACCTAGAGAGTCCACCTTATACTCCAG ATGTTATAGGAGGTCAGTTAAACTCGGGCACTCTGTGTATGAACAGTCAACAAGCGTTGTCTTCTCATTACAACCTACACAACCTGTATGGACTGACTGAGGCTATTGCCACCTACAG CGCGTTGCTGAAAGCGAGAGGCTCTCGGCCGTTCGTGCTGTCCCGCTCCTCTTTCCCAGGACTGGGCCGTTTCTCAGGTCACTGGACAGGAGATGTGCGTAGTGACTGGGAGCAACTTCGATACTCTATCCCCG ctgTGCTGCTGTTCGGGCTGTATGGGGTTCCTCTGGTTGGGGCAGATGTGTGTGGATTCGAAGGCGACACTAACGAGGAGCTGTGTGTGCGCTGGACTCAGCTGGGTGCCTTCTATCCATTCATGAGGAACCACAATGATAGACCTAATGCT CCCCAGGAGCCTTATGTATTTGGACAGCAGGCCCAGGCAGCCATGAGGAATGTGCTGATGCTCAGATATGCTCTTCTACCCTACCTGTACACACTTTTCCACCATGCACACACCTCAGCCAGCACTGTAGCAAGACCCCTCTTTATGGA GTTCCCATCTGATCCAAACTGTCTGATGATAGATAGGCAGTTCCTGTGGGGGAGTTCTCTGCTCATCAGTCCAGTCCTAGATCAGGGAGTTGTGGATTTGGCGGCGTATCTCCCCCCTGCGATGTGGTATAGTCTGCACAAT GGCCAACCTTACAACAGCAAGGGCCAGTACCTGCTCCTTCCGGCTCCACTAGATACCATCAATGTCCATGTGAGAGGGGGCTATATTATTCCACAACAG GTGCCTGCATTGACGACCTCAGCCTCACGCAGTAACCCCTTCGTCCTGACGGTGGCACTCTGCTCACAGGGCCAGGCCAAAGGGGAGCTGTTCTGGGACGACGGGGACAGCCTAGACACATTTGAGCGTGGAGATTACTCATATGTTAGCTTCATGGCAGAACAG TCACAGCTGGTGGGTGAGCCATTAAAACTGAATGGAGCTCTGGATGGTTTAGTTGTGGGAGAGGTGCGTGTGTTTGGAGTGCCAACTCCTCCTACAGGAGTGTGGGCTAATGGGAAACAAGTGAGGGatttctcttacaccacagaCACCAAG GTTCTTACAGTGTCGAATCTGGCCCTGCTGATATCAGAAACGTTCACGGTGCAGTGGAGTTTATGA
- the gaa gene encoding lysosomal alpha-glucosidase isoform X2 encodes MIQFGLPHSTYILLTLALSCILISQLYLHHTSTVRVPSSPEFTAIKVPKAGDLFKNNTRNVSNNQNSSELPNHSTVAGRNCGLPVEKRFDCARDRTVAQAECEERGCCYLPLPQSEYSGPPWCFYPVSYPGYRMGPLSPTPRGQSATLTRITPSYLPRDISTLQLEVMEEEAGRLHLTLKDPSSTRYEVPFVRVPSSRHTDMQDFLYDVDFQSDPFSFVVRRRSNGRVLLNTTVAPLLFADQYLQLSTSLASTFISGFGEHYTHLTLDLNWTSVTLWNRDMAPHSNANLYGSHPFCLVQEGDGQAYGIFFLNSNAMEVALQPMPALTWVTIGGILDIYIFLGPDPQSVVRQYHEVIGYPMMPPYWSLGFHLCRWGYTSTNVTRAVVQRMQQAHFPLDVQWNDLDYADEKRVFTFDPQRFGDLPEMVQEFHEQGLKYVLIVDPGISSTSPPGSYKPFDDGQQRGVFIKNLTGQTLIGKVWPGPTAFPDFTNPDTVSWWEECIRDFHANVSLDGLWIDMNEPASFVQGSVHGCPNTDLESPPYTPDVIGGQLNSGTLCMNSQQALSSHYNLHNLYGLTEAIATYSALLKARGSRPFVLSRSSFPGLGRFSGHWTGDVRSDWEQLRYSIPAVLLFGLYGVPLVGADVCGFEGDTNEELCVRWTQLGAFYPFMRNHNDRPNAPQEPYVFGQQAQAAMRNVLMLRYALLPYLYTLFHHAHTSASTVARPLFMEFPSDPNCLMIDRQFLWGSSLLISPVLDQGVVDLAAYLPPAMWYSLHNGQPYNSKGQYLLLPAPLDTINVHVRGGYIIPQQVPALTTSASRSNPFVLTVALCSQGQAKGELFWDDGDSLDTFERGDYSYVSFMAEQSQLVGEPLKLNGALDGLVVGEVRVFGVPTPPTGVWANGKQVRDFSYTTDTKVLTVSNLALLISETFTVQWSL; translated from the exons ATGATTCAGTTTGGGCTTCCACATTCAACTTATATTCTTTTAACTCTGGCACTATCATGCATACTGATCAGCCAGTTGTATCTTCACCACACATCGACTGTAAGAGTGCCATCATCCCCAGAGTTCACAGCAATAAAAGTGCCAAAGGCCGGAGATCTGTTCAAGAACAACACCAGGAACGTTTCAAATAATCAAAATTCAAGCGAATTACCAAACCACTCCACTGTTGCTGGAAGGAACTGCGGTCTTCCCGTGGAGAAACGGTTCGATTGTGCCCGCGATCGAACCGTTGCTCAGGCGGAGTGTGAGGAACGAGGCTGTTGCTACTTGCCCCTACCCCAGTCTGAGTACAGTGGGCCGCCATGGTGCTTCTACCCTGTGTCATATCCTGGCTACCGAATGGGACCGCTTTCTCCCACACCTAGGGGTCAGTCAGCCACTCTTACTCGCATCACGCCTTCTTACCTGCCCCGAGACATCTCCACTCTGCAGCTGGAAGTGATGGAGGAGGAAGCAGGCCGCTTACACCTTACT CTGAAGGATCCCTCATCAACTCGATATGAAGTTCCCTTTGTTAGAGTGCCATCCAGTAGACATACAGACATGCAAGACTTCCTCTATGATGTGGACTTTCAGTCAGACCCATTCAGCTTTGTGGTCCGTCGCAGATCAAACGGCCGAGTGCT ACTGAACACCACTGTAGCACCGCTCCTGTTTGCAGACCAGTACCTGCAACTCTCCACCTCTCTGGCATCTACTTTCATCTCTGGATTTGGGGAGCACTACACACACCTGACGCTGGATCTCAACTGGACCTCTGTCACTCTGTGGAACAGAGATATGGCACCACAT AGCAATGCCAACCTTTACGGTTCCCATCCATTCTGCTTAGTTCAGGAGGGTGATGGTCAGGCTTATGGCATCTTCTTTCTTAATAGCAATGCAATGG AAGTAGCACTGCAGCCCATGCCAGCACTGACCTGGGTGACCATCGGAGGAATTCTGGACATCTACATCTTCTTAGGCCCTGATCCACAGAGCGTAGTCCGCCAGTACCATGAGGTTATTG GTTATCCCATGATGCCTCCTTATTGGTCTTTGGGGTTCCACCTCTGCCGATGGGGCTACACCTCCACCAATGTGACCAGAGCTGTGGTGCAGCGGATGCAGCAAGCCCATTTTCCTCTC GACGTGCAATGGAATGATCTTGATTATGCTGACGAGAAGCGAGTCTTCACCTTTGACCCACAGAGGTTTGGAGACTTGCCTGAGATGGTGCAAGAGTTCCATGAGCAGGGACTGAAGTATGTGCTTATTGTG GATCCAGGCATCAGTAGTACGAGTCCTCCAGGTTCATACAAACCTTTTGATGATGGACAGCAGCGGGGTGTTTTCATCAAAAACCTGACAGGACAAACACTTATTGGGAAG gtaTGGCCTGGACCAACAGCATTCCCAGACTTCACTAATCCAGATACAGTGAGCTGGTGGGAAGAGTGCATCAGAGACTTCCATGCCAATGTGTCACTTGATGGCCTCTGGATA GATATGAATGAACCTGCTAGTTTTGTTCAGGGTTCGGTGCATGGATGCCCAAACACAGACCTAGAGAGTCCACCTTATACTCCAG ATGTTATAGGAGGTCAGTTAAACTCGGGCACTCTGTGTATGAACAGTCAACAAGCGTTGTCTTCTCATTACAACCTACACAACCTGTATGGACTGACTGAGGCTATTGCCACCTACAG CGCGTTGCTGAAAGCGAGAGGCTCTCGGCCGTTCGTGCTGTCCCGCTCCTCTTTCCCAGGACTGGGCCGTTTCTCAGGTCACTGGACAGGAGATGTGCGTAGTGACTGGGAGCAACTTCGATACTCTATCCCCG ctgTGCTGCTGTTCGGGCTGTATGGGGTTCCTCTGGTTGGGGCAGATGTGTGTGGATTCGAAGGCGACACTAACGAGGAGCTGTGTGTGCGCTGGACTCAGCTGGGTGCCTTCTATCCATTCATGAGGAACCACAATGATAGACCTAATGCT CCCCAGGAGCCTTATGTATTTGGACAGCAGGCCCAGGCAGCCATGAGGAATGTGCTGATGCTCAGATATGCTCTTCTACCCTACCTGTACACACTTTTCCACCATGCACACACCTCAGCCAGCACTGTAGCAAGACCCCTCTTTATGGA GTTCCCATCTGATCCAAACTGTCTGATGATAGATAGGCAGTTCCTGTGGGGGAGTTCTCTGCTCATCAGTCCAGTCCTAGATCAGGGAGTTGTGGATTTGGCGGCGTATCTCCCCCCTGCGATGTGGTATAGTCTGCACAAT GGCCAACCTTACAACAGCAAGGGCCAGTACCTGCTCCTTCCGGCTCCACTAGATACCATCAATGTCCATGTGAGAGGGGGCTATATTATTCCACAACAG GTGCCTGCATTGACGACCTCAGCCTCACGCAGTAACCCCTTCGTCCTGACGGTGGCACTCTGCTCACAGGGCCAGGCCAAAGGGGAGCTGTTCTGGGACGACGGGGACAGCCTAGACACATTTGAGCGTGGAGATTACTCATATGTTAGCTTCATGGCAGAACAG TCACAGCTGGTGGGTGAGCCATTAAAACTGAATGGAGCTCTGGATGGTTTAGTTGTGGGAGAGGTGCGTGTGTTTGGAGTGCCAACTCCTCCTACAGGAGTGTGGGCTAATGGGAAACAAGTGAGGGatttctcttacaccacagaCACCAAG GTTCTTACAGTGTCGAATCTGGCCCTGCTGATATCAGAAACGTTCACGGTGCAGTGGAGTTTATGA